One stretch of Armigeres subalbatus isolate Guangzhou_Male chromosome 2, GZ_Asu_2, whole genome shotgun sequence DNA includes these proteins:
- the LOC134217754 gene encoding ejaculatory bulb-specific protein 3-like, with protein sequence MKSFIVILALFAMAAARPQDDKYTTKYDSIDTDEILQSDRLFKNYYNCLLDNGPCTAEGNELKRVLPEALENNCAKCSEKQQTTSTKVIKYLTENKPEEWKALKAKYDPDNKYVQKYAGKDGITL encoded by the coding sequence ATGAAATCCTTCATCGTCATTTTGGCATTGTTCGCCATGGCCGCTGCCAGGCCTCAGGACGACAAGTACACCACCAAATACGACAGCATCGACACCGATGAGATCCTGCAGTCGGATCGTTTGTTCAAAAATTACTACAACTGCCTGCTGGATAACGGGCCCTGCACCGCCGAAGGTAATGAACTAAAGCGAGTCCTGCCCGAAGCCTTGGAGAACAACTGTGCCAAGTGTAGCGAGAAGCAGCAGACGACCAGCACAAAGGTCATCAAGTACCTGACCGAGAACAagccggaggagtggaaggctCTGAAGGCCAAGTACGATCCAGATAACAAGTATGTGCAGAAGTACGCCGGCAAGGATGGAATCACGCTTTAA
- the LOC134217755 gene encoding ejaculatory bulb-specific protein 3-like has protein sequence MKFFIVALALLAVVAADEDKYTSKYDSVDIDEILRSERLFKNYFACLMDTGACTPDVNELKRVLPEALENDCAKCSEKQQADSTKTIKYLTENKPEEWKALKAKYDPNHKYVEKYAADADKDGIKL, from the coding sequence atgaaatttttcattGTTGCCCTGGCCCTACTTGCCGTCGTTGCTGCCGATGAAGACAAGTACACCAGCAAGTATGACAGCGTCGATATCGATGAGATCCTGCGTTCGGAACGTCTGTTCAAGAACTACTTCGCCTGCTTGATGGACACCGGTGCCTGTACCCCCGATGTCAACGAACTGAAGCGTGTCCTGCCGGAAGCTCTGGAGAACGACTGCGCCAAGTGTAGCGAGAAGCAGCAAGCCGACAGCACCAAAACCATCAAGTACCTGACCGAGAACAAGCCGGAGGAATGGAAGGCTCTGAAGGCCAAGTACGACCCGAACCACAAATACGTCGAGAAGTACGCCGCTGATGCCGATAAGGATGGTATCAAGCTGTAA
- the LOC134217756 gene encoding ejaculatory bulb-specific protein 3-like, with the protein MKFFIVALALIALAAAKPQEEKYTSKYDSVDIDEILRSDRLFKNYYACLMDTGACTPDVNELKRVLPEALENDCAKCSEKQQADSTKTIKYLTENKPEEWKALKAKYDPNHKYVEKYAADADKDGIKL; encoded by the coding sequence ATGAAATTCTTCATCGTTGCCCTAGCCCTGATCGCTCTGGCTGCTGCCAAGCCCCAGGAAGAGAAGTACACCAGCAAGTACGACAGCGTAGATATCGATGAGATCCTACGGTCGGATCGTCTGTTCAAGAACTACTACGCCTGCTTGATGGATACCGGCGCCTGTACCCCCGATGTCAACGAACTGAAGCGCGTCCTGCCTGAAGCTCTGGAGAACGACTGCGCCAAGTGTAGCGAGAAGCAGCAAGCCGACAGCACCAAAACCATCAAGTACCTGACCGAGAACAAGCCGGAGGAATGGAAGGCTCTGAAGGCCAAGTACGACCCGAACCACAAATACGTCGAGAAGTACGCCGCTGATGCCGACAAGGATGGTATCAAGCTGTAA